The Streptomyces sp. Je 1-332 genome has a window encoding:
- the xylA gene encoding xylose isomerase produces MTYQPTPEDKFTFGLWTVGWQGRDPFGDATRAAIDPADSVRHLAELGAYGVTFHDDDLIPFGATDTERESHIKRFRQALDATGLVVPMATTNLFTHPVFKDGGFTANDRDVRRYALRKTIRNIDLAVELGAHTYVAWGGREGAESGAAKDVRVALDRMKEAFDLLGDYVTEQGYDLRFAIEPKPNEPRGDILLPTVGHALAFIERLERSELFGVNPEVGHEQMAGLNFPHSIAQALWAGKLFHIDLNGQTGIKYDQDLRFGAGDLRSAFWLVDLLERGGYEGPRHFDFKPPRTEDYTGVWASAAGCMRNYLILRERSAAFRADPEVQEALRASRLDELSLPTAEDGLSGLLADRAAFEDFDVTAAADRGMAFEHLDQLAMDHLLGARG; encoded by the coding sequence ATGACGTACCAGCCCACTCCTGAGGACAAGTTCACCTTCGGCCTGTGGACCGTCGGCTGGCAGGGAAGGGACCCGTTCGGTGACGCGACCAGGGCGGCCATCGACCCGGCCGACTCCGTACGGCACCTGGCCGAACTGGGGGCCTACGGAGTGACCTTCCACGACGACGACCTGATCCCCTTCGGCGCCACGGACACCGAGCGCGAGTCGCACATCAAGCGCTTCCGGCAGGCACTCGACGCGACAGGCCTCGTCGTGCCGATGGCGACCACGAACCTCTTCACACACCCCGTCTTCAAGGACGGGGGGTTCACCGCCAACGACCGGGACGTACGCCGCTACGCGCTGCGCAAGACCATCCGCAACATCGACCTCGCGGTGGAACTGGGCGCACACACCTACGTCGCGTGGGGCGGCAGGGAAGGCGCCGAATCCGGTGCGGCGAAGGACGTACGTGTCGCCCTCGACCGCATGAAGGAGGCCTTCGACCTGCTCGGCGACTACGTGACGGAGCAGGGTTACGACCTGCGCTTCGCGATCGAGCCCAAGCCGAACGAGCCGCGCGGCGACATTCTTCTGCCCACTGTGGGGCACGCCCTTGCCTTCATCGAGCGCCTGGAGCGCTCCGAACTGTTCGGCGTCAACCCCGAAGTGGGTCATGAACAGATGGCCGGCCTCAACTTCCCGCACTCCATCGCCCAGGCCCTGTGGGCGGGCAAGCTCTTCCACATCGACCTCAACGGCCAGACCGGCATCAAGTACGACCAGGACCTGCGCTTCGGGGCGGGCGATCTGCGCAGCGCCTTCTGGCTGGTCGACCTCCTGGAGAGGGGTGGATACGAAGGTCCGCGACACTTCGACTTCAAGCCGCCGCGTACGGAGGACTACACGGGCGTGTGGGCGTCGGCCGCCGGCTGCATGCGCAACTACCTCATCCTTCGGGAGCGTTCGGCCGCTTTCCGCGCCGACCCGGAGGTCCAGGAGGCCCTGCGTGCGTCCCGCCTGGACGAGCTGTCCCTGCCGACCGCCGAGGACGGCCTCTCCGGACTGCTCGCCGACCGCGCCGCCTTCGAGGACTTCGACGTGACGGCAGCCGCGGACCGGGGCATGGCCTTCGAGCACCTCGACCAGCTGGCCATGGATCACCTTCTGGGGGCGCGGGGCTGA
- the xylB gene encoding xylulokinase: protein MSSAPAADGPLVVGVDSSTQSTKVLVVDAATGRVVASGQAPHRVSSGPARESDPEDWWNALCAALDQCGEPAREAAAVSVGGQQHGLVTLDARSRPVRPALLWNDVRSASQARSLVDRLGGPKAWAERVGSVPGPSFTVTKWAWLSEHEPEAARATVAVRLPHDYLTERLTGSGTTDRGDASGTGWWASSTEAYDEEILGLVGLDPELLPRVARPGEVVGTVRGSGELPFSKGTLVAPGTGDNAAAALGLGLRPGTPVLSLGTSGTVYAVSTRRQADPTGTVAGFADARGDWLPLACTLNCTLAVDRVAALLSLDREAVEAGGAVTLLPYLDGERTPDLPHASGLLHGLRHDTTPGQLLQAAYDGAVHSLLGALDLVLDADADRSAPLLLIGGGARGTAWQDTVRRLSGRAVQVPEARELVALGAAAQAAGLLTGEDPAAVARRWGTADGPVLPPVERDESALARIAGVVSDAASLLDDRGHLDARGHEETRP, encoded by the coding sequence ATGTCATCAGCCCCAGCAGCCGACGGGCCCCTCGTCGTCGGCGTGGACAGCTCCACGCAGTCCACGAAGGTCCTGGTCGTCGACGCCGCCACGGGCAGGGTGGTGGCGAGCGGTCAGGCCCCGCACCGCGTCAGCTCGGGGCCCGCCCGCGAGAGTGACCCCGAGGACTGGTGGAACGCCCTGTGCGCGGCCCTCGACCAGTGCGGCGAACCGGCGCGCGAGGCCGCCGCGGTGTCGGTCGGCGGCCAGCAGCACGGGCTCGTCACGCTGGACGCGCGGTCCAGGCCGGTGCGGCCCGCACTGCTGTGGAACGACGTGCGCTCGGCGTCGCAGGCCCGCTCTCTGGTGGACCGCCTGGGAGGCCCGAAGGCGTGGGCCGAGCGCGTCGGCAGCGTGCCGGGGCCCTCCTTCACGGTGACCAAGTGGGCCTGGCTCAGCGAGCACGAGCCCGAGGCGGCGCGTGCCACCGTGGCCGTGCGACTCCCCCACGACTACCTCACCGAGCGCCTCACGGGATCCGGCACGACCGACCGGGGCGACGCCTCCGGTACGGGGTGGTGGGCGTCGTCGACGGAGGCGTACGACGAGGAGATTCTGGGACTCGTCGGCCTCGACCCCGAGCTGCTGCCGCGTGTGGCGCGCCCCGGTGAGGTCGTCGGCACCGTACGCGGGAGCGGCGAGCTGCCCTTCTCCAAGGGCACGCTCGTCGCCCCCGGGACCGGCGACAACGCGGCGGCGGCGCTCGGACTCGGCCTGCGCCCCGGAACGCCGGTCCTGAGCCTCGGAACGTCGGGCACCGTGTACGCGGTCTCCACGCGGCGCCAGGCGGATCCCACGGGCACCGTGGCCGGGTTCGCCGACGCACGCGGCGACTGGCTGCCGCTGGCCTGCACCCTCAACTGCACTCTGGCCGTGGACCGGGTGGCCGCGCTGCTGAGCCTCGACCGTGAGGCGGTGGAGGCGGGCGGCGCCGTCACCCTGCTGCCCTACCTGGACGGTGAGCGCACTCCGGACCTTCCGCATGCTTCGGGACTGCTGCACGGGCTGCGACATGACACGACTCCGGGGCAGCTGCTGCAAGCGGCCTACGACGGGGCCGTGCACTCGCTGTTGGGCGCACTCGACCTGGTCCTGGACGCGGACGCGGACCGCTCGGCTCCGCTCCTGCTCATCGGTGGCGGGGCACGGGGCACGGCGTGGCAGGACACAGTTCGGCGCCTTTCGGGGCGGGCCGTTCAGGTGCCCGAGGCCAGGGAACTGGTCGCCCTCGGTGCCGCCGCCCAAGCCGCGGGCCTCCTCACGGGCGAGGATCCTGCGGCTGTCGCCCGCCGCTGGGGCACGGCTGACGGGCCTGTGCTGCCCCCTGTGGAGCGGGACGAGTCGGCGCTGGCCCGAATCGCCGGGGTAGTCTCCGACGCGGCGTCGCTGCTCGACGACAGGGGCCATCTCGACGCCAGGGGCCATGAGGAAACTCGGCCATGA
- a CDS encoding DEAD/DEAH box helicase, producing MPRPPAASPSEISELSSCSVLFVTGEPARTGRVAFWRPDGDAPPTCSAGTVEELTIAVPGEEGVRLSDVSAMVLPLRTALPVLTRARASAGVHPTAAFWGTAGVLALQLAARGLLLPGLTPSDHDAWRSGPLGADDLRRLRDLAAAMPPAAHALPLEGGPEPLRLPEPERLLRQFLDAVADTLPRSPAATLAAGAPAFASAQPQHIPAQRPWATDVAAGHDAGVRISLRVEVPGLVSDTPDGARLPFRAVLQMHSVSDPSLVADAAEVWAASGASGQAFGARSRMDALLALRRATRAWPPLAPLLSATVPDAIELADEEVTSLLGEGSRMLATAGVDVHWPRELARNLTARAVIGPPDDEAKDPDKPSSDTPSYLSTDALLAFNWRFALGDQQLTRAELDHLAEANRPVVRLRDQWVLIDPEEARRARAHQDHKVTPIDALSAVLTGTTEVGGQRIDVQPTGWLATLRERLADPEGMEPVGQPAALAANLRDYQLRGLNWLARMTSLGLGGCLADDMGLGKTITLISLHLHRQTDSASAGPTLVVCPTSLMGNWQREIEKFAPGTPVRRFHGAQRSLEGLADGEFVLTTYGTMRLDADALAHASWGMVVADEAQHVKNPYSATAKQLRTIGARARVALTGTPVENNLSELWAILDWTTPGLLGKLGTFRTRYAQAVESGKDPAAAERLGQLVRPFLLRRRKSDPGIAPELPPKTETDRAVSLTTEQTGLYEAVVRETLAEISGADGFARRGLIVKLLTSLKQICNHPAQYLKEDKPRIEGRSGKLELLDELLETILSEDASVLIFTQYVQMARLIEQHLAARGTPSQFLHGGTPIAAREAMVERFQNGEVPVFLLSLKAAGTGLNLTRAEHVVHYDRWWNPAVEAQATDRAYRIGQTQPVQVHRLIAEGTIEDRIADMLLRKRELADSVLGSGEAALTELTDAELSDLVELRGGTR from the coding sequence GTGCCCAGGCCCCCTGCCGCGTCACCTTCCGAGATCTCTGAACTGTCCAGCTGCTCAGTCCTGTTCGTCACCGGCGAACCGGCGCGCACCGGCCGCGTTGCCTTTTGGCGCCCTGACGGGGACGCACCGCCCACCTGCTCGGCAGGCACCGTCGAGGAGCTGACCATCGCGGTGCCCGGCGAGGAGGGAGTCCGGCTCAGCGATGTGTCCGCAATGGTTCTCCCGCTGCGCACAGCGCTGCCCGTCCTGACACGCGCGCGTGCGTCGGCAGGGGTCCACCCGACGGCCGCCTTCTGGGGCACCGCAGGCGTGCTCGCGCTGCAACTCGCCGCGCGTGGACTGCTGTTGCCCGGCCTGACGCCGAGTGATCACGACGCATGGCGCTCGGGCCCCCTGGGCGCCGACGATCTGCGACGCCTGCGGGACCTCGCCGCCGCGATGCCCCCCGCCGCGCACGCCCTTCCGCTGGAGGGCGGTCCGGAACCCCTGCGGCTGCCCGAACCGGAGCGGCTGCTGCGCCAGTTCCTCGACGCGGTGGCCGACACACTGCCGCGCTCCCCCGCCGCCACGCTGGCCGCCGGCGCCCCGGCCTTCGCCTCCGCGCAGCCCCAGCACATCCCCGCACAGCGCCCCTGGGCCACCGATGTCGCCGCCGGGCACGATGCCGGCGTACGGATCTCACTGCGCGTCGAGGTGCCCGGCCTGGTGTCGGACACTCCTGACGGGGCCCGGCTGCCGTTCCGCGCCGTGCTGCAGATGCACAGCGTCAGCGACCCCTCGCTCGTCGCGGACGCGGCGGAGGTGTGGGCCGCTTCGGGCGCCTCGGGGCAGGCCTTCGGGGCGCGGTCGCGGATGGACGCCCTGCTCGCGCTGCGGCGCGCCACGCGCGCGTGGCCGCCGCTCGCTCCGCTCCTCTCGGCCACCGTTCCCGATGCGATCGAGCTCGCCGACGAAGAAGTCACCTCACTCCTGGGCGAAGGTTCCCGCATGCTCGCCACCGCGGGCGTCGACGTGCACTGGCCCAGGGAACTGGCACGCAACCTGACCGCCCGTGCGGTCATCGGCCCGCCCGACGACGAGGCGAAAGATCCGGACAAGCCGTCGTCGGACACGCCCTCCTACCTCTCCACCGACGCGTTGCTCGCTTTCAACTGGCGGTTCGCGCTGGGCGATCAGCAGTTGACACGCGCGGAGCTCGACCACCTCGCCGAAGCCAACCGTCCGGTGGTGCGCCTGCGCGACCAGTGGGTGCTCATCGACCCCGAAGAAGCCCGGCGTGCTCGCGCGCACCAGGACCACAAGGTCACCCCGATCGACGCCCTGAGCGCCGTCCTGACGGGCACCACCGAAGTGGGCGGGCAGCGCATCGACGTCCAACCGACCGGCTGGCTCGCCACGCTGCGCGAACGCCTCGCGGACCCCGAGGGCATGGAGCCCGTCGGTCAGCCAGCGGCGCTCGCCGCGAACCTGCGCGACTACCAGCTGCGCGGCCTGAACTGGCTGGCCCGGATGACCTCCCTGGGCCTGGGCGGCTGCCTCGCGGACGACATGGGCCTCGGCAAGACGATCACGCTCATCTCCCTGCATCTGCACCGGCAGACCGACAGCGCCTCCGCCGGGCCCACCCTCGTCGTCTGCCCCACGTCCCTCATGGGCAACTGGCAGCGTGAGATCGAGAAGTTCGCCCCCGGCACCCCCGTACGCCGCTTCCACGGCGCTCAGCGCAGCCTGGAGGGCCTCGCCGACGGGGAGTTCGTGCTCACCACGTACGGCACGATGCGGCTCGACGCGGACGCCTTGGCGCACGCCTCGTGGGGCATGGTCGTCGCCGACGAGGCCCAGCACGTCAAGAACCCGTACTCCGCCACCGCCAAGCAACTGCGCACGATCGGCGCACGCGCGCGCGTGGCGCTCACCGGCACTCCCGTGGAGAACAACCTCTCCGAGCTGTGGGCCATCCTCGACTGGACGACGCCGGGCCTGCTCGGCAAGCTCGGCACCTTCCGCACCCGCTACGCACAAGCCGTCGAGAGCGGCAAGGACCCGGCGGCCGCCGAGCGGCTCGGCCAGCTCGTACGCCCCTTCCTGCTCCGCAGGCGCAAGTCCGACCCGGGCATCGCACCCGAACTGCCGCCCAAGACGGAGACCGACCGAGCCGTTTCCCTCACCACGGAGCAGACGGGCCTCTACGAAGCCGTGGTGCGCGAGACGCTCGCAGAGATCTCCGGTGCCGACGGCTTCGCACGGCGGGGCCTGATCGTCAAACTGCTCACCAGTCTCAAGCAGATCTGCAACCACCCCGCGCAGTACCTCAAGGAGGACAAGCCACGGATCGAGGGCCGTTCCGGAAAGCTGGAACTCCTCGACGAGTTGCTCGAAACGATCCTCTCCGAAGACGCAAGCGTGCTCATCTTCACGCAGTACGTCCAGATGGCGCGCCTCATCGAGCAGCACCTGGCGGCCCGCGGTACCCCGTCCCAGTTCCTGCACGGCGGCACGCCCATCGCGGCGCGCGAGGCGATGGTGGAGCGCTTCCAGAACGGCGAAGTCCCCGTCTTCCTGCTGTCGTTGAAGGCGGCCGGCACCGGACTGAACCTGACACGCGCCGAGCACGTCGTGCACTACGACCGCTGGTGGAACCCCGCGGTCGAGGCGCAGGCCACCGACCGTGCGTACCGCATCGGGCAGACGCAGCCGGTGCAGGTGCACCGCCTGATCGCGGAGGGGACGATCGAGGACCGCATCGCCGACATGCTGTTGCGCAAGAGGGAGTTGGCGGACTCGGTGCTCGGCTCCGGGGAGGCCGCGCTGACGGAACTCACCGACGCCGAGCTGTCGGATCTGGTGGAACTGCGCGGGGGGACTCGATGA
- a CDS encoding ROK family transcriptional regulator — MTAPPHDASRGTSGAPLPDTQQGMRRRNLSRVMHAVAAHGPLSRAAVATRIGLTRAAVSTLVDELIRAGLLDELGPGRPGKVGRPGSALAVSGSGPAGIGAEIGVDHLSVCVVDLRGEVRARAVRQGDNRGRAPQPVLRELVALVRQVSDEAQLAGLRPAGLALAVPGLVARGTGVVVRAPNLDWHDVDLGALLPDGLPLTMDNEANFGALAELWLGDAAPQDFLHVSAEIGIGAALVVDGRLLRGTRGFAGELGHVPVWPDGPPCPCGGRGCLEQYAGEEAVLRAAGLDPGTDRVGLLAERAAQGDENVRTALHGAGAALGTALTGAVNLLDPRSVVLGGALSRLAPWLLPSLEGELERRTAGTACAVAVSGLGSDGPLLGAAHSVVRAVLDDPAGAAVA; from the coding sequence ATGACCGCACCACCGCACGACGCGAGCCGTGGCACGTCCGGAGCGCCGCTGCCCGACACCCAGCAGGGGATGCGCCGCCGCAACCTCTCGCGTGTCATGCACGCCGTCGCGGCGCACGGGCCGCTGTCCCGTGCCGCCGTGGCCACCCGGATCGGCTTGACGCGGGCGGCAGTCTCCACCCTGGTGGACGAGTTGATCCGCGCCGGTCTCCTGGACGAGCTGGGCCCCGGGCGGCCCGGCAAGGTCGGCCGCCCGGGATCCGCGCTCGCGGTCAGCGGGAGCGGGCCTGCCGGCATCGGCGCCGAGATCGGCGTGGACCACCTCTCGGTGTGCGTGGTCGACCTGCGCGGAGAGGTACGCGCGCGTGCCGTGCGACAGGGAGACAATCGGGGGCGCGCCCCGCAACCCGTCCTCAGGGAACTCGTCGCGCTGGTGCGCCAGGTGAGCGACGAAGCCCAGCTGGCAGGGCTACGTCCGGCGGGCCTTGCCCTCGCCGTCCCGGGCCTCGTCGCCCGCGGTACGGGGGTGGTGGTGCGCGCCCCCAATCTCGACTGGCACGACGTCGATCTCGGCGCCCTGCTGCCGGACGGGCTGCCGCTGACAATGGACAACGAGGCCAACTTCGGCGCACTGGCCGAGCTGTGGCTCGGCGACGCGGCGCCCCAGGACTTCCTCCACGTGTCGGCGGAGATCGGCATCGGCGCCGCGCTGGTCGTCGACGGAAGGCTGCTGCGCGGGACACGCGGCTTCGCGGGCGAGTTGGGGCATGTACCGGTGTGGCCCGACGGTCCACCGTGTCCGTGCGGCGGCCGTGGCTGCCTGGAGCAGTACGCGGGCGAGGAGGCGGTGCTGCGTGCGGCGGGACTCGATCCCGGCACGGACCGCGTCGGCCTCCTCGCGGAGCGCGCCGCGCAGGGCGACGAAAACGTACGAACGGCGTTGCACGGTGCGGGAGCCGCACTGGGCACAGCGCTCACCGGTGCGGTGAATCTGCTGGACCCGCGCTCGGTGGTGCTCGGCGGCGCCCTGTCGCGGCTCGCGCCGTGGCTGCTGCCGTCGCTGGAGGGCGAGTTGGAACGCCGCACGGCAGGCACGGCATGCGCTGTCGCCGTCTCCGGCCTTGGCTCCGACGGCCCGCTGCTGGGGGCTGCACACTCGGTCGTACGGGCTGTGCTAGATGACCCGGCGGGGGCGGCAGTGGCGTAG
- a CDS encoding esterase-like activity of phytase family protein has product MSPHAARKRRVRRSVAAGVPFAVLAAIAVTGTATGAQTSGKEKAPRITSTATLGDVPLGTFSNSLLPGTVSDDRGVDLGGIGSDIYPAGRKGEFWTVTDRGPNGQIKVDGKKRRTFPVPGFDPAIVKVRVSGDTVKVTDALPLTTSSGKPVTGLPNQEGRDEAPYTYDAKTALTYDPNGLDTEGIVRARDGGFWLVDEYGPSLVHVSARGEVLKRYVPEGLELAGADYPVVEALPSVLLHRKGNRGFEGLAQLPGGDLVMAVQSPLSVPDEDAGDASRTARLLRFSPKKQAVTAEYAYRFDAVSVVDPGEDDTSELKISSVVAVGRDRLLVEERTDKAARLQTVKLDRGSDILGERWDDASTKPSLEELDDPAASGVPILRKRLLVDLGVMEGVPDKIEGVARVNRHTLALINDNDFGMTDGAEAFDEEGRLVDSGVQTTVTYVRLPKGL; this is encoded by the coding sequence ATGTCCCCGCACGCCGCCCGAAAGCGTCGCGTCCGCCGTTCAGTCGCCGCGGGTGTGCCGTTCGCCGTGCTCGCGGCGATCGCGGTGACCGGCACTGCTACAGGTGCCCAGACCAGCGGCAAGGAGAAGGCGCCTCGGATCACCTCGACGGCGACCCTCGGTGACGTTCCACTGGGGACGTTCAGCAACTCCCTGCTGCCCGGCACGGTGAGCGACGACCGTGGTGTTGATCTCGGCGGCATCGGCAGTGACATCTATCCGGCGGGCCGCAAGGGCGAATTCTGGACGGTCACCGACCGCGGGCCCAATGGCCAGATCAAGGTGGACGGCAAGAAGCGACGCACATTCCCCGTCCCCGGTTTCGATCCGGCGATCGTGAAGGTCCGCGTCTCAGGTGACACGGTGAAGGTCACCGACGCGCTCCCGCTGACGACTTCCTCCGGTAAGCCCGTCACCGGGCTACCCAATCAGGAGGGGCGCGATGAGGCCCCGTACACGTACGACGCGAAGACGGCGCTGACCTACGACCCGAACGGCCTCGACACCGAGGGCATCGTGCGGGCGCGCGACGGCGGCTTCTGGCTGGTGGACGAGTACGGCCCCTCGCTCGTCCACGTCTCCGCGCGCGGAGAGGTGCTCAAGCGCTATGTCCCCGAGGGCCTGGAGCTGGCGGGTGCCGACTATCCGGTCGTCGAGGCACTTCCGAGCGTCCTGCTGCACCGCAAGGGCAACCGCGGCTTCGAAGGGCTTGCGCAACTCCCGGGCGGGGACCTGGTGATGGCGGTTCAGAGCCCTCTGTCGGTGCCGGACGAGGACGCGGGTGACGCGTCGCGGACGGCACGGTTGCTGCGCTTCTCTCCGAAGAAGCAGGCGGTCACGGCCGAGTACGCGTACCGCTTCGACGCGGTGAGTGTGGTCGACCCCGGCGAGGACGACACGTCCGAGCTGAAGATCTCTTCCGTGGTGGCCGTCGGCCGTGACCGGCTCCTGGTCGAGGAGCGCACCGACAAGGCCGCTCGGCTGCAGACGGTGAAGCTGGACCGTGGCTCCGACATCCTCGGCGAGCGGTGGGACGACGCGTCGACGAAGCCCTCCTTGGAGGAGCTCGACGATCCGGCGGCCTCCGGAGTGCCCATCCTGAGGAAGCGTCTCCTGGTCGACCTCGGCGTCATGGAGGGTGTTCCCGACAAGATCGAGGGCGTGGCGCGCGTGAACCGTCACACCCTCGCCCTGATCAACGACAACGACTTCGGGATGACGGACGGAGCGGAGGCGTTCGACGAGGAGGGCCGGCTCGTGGACAGTGGCGTGCAAACCACTGTGACGTACGTGCGGCTGCCGAAAGGCCTCTGA
- a CDS encoding acetamidase/formamidase family protein → MNQPRILTVRPDPGEYAWTFGGAPPVARIAPGTVLDLFTEDCFAGSVRSEKDLVSEVCQFPFLNPQTGPFYVEGAEPGDTVAVHFVSIEPARDWAASTTVPLFGALTSTHTTASLQPPLPETVWIWQLDRDRRTAHFSARDGDFEIALPMDPMHGTVGVAPANLEVRSALVPDAHGGNMDTPEMRAGVTCYLGVNVEGALLSLGDGHARQGEGETCGVAVECAMNTVVIVELLKGIATPWPRLESDTHIISTGSARPLEDAFRISQLDLVQWLVRDFGFSELDAYQFATQTVESPLANVCDTNYTCVAKIRKEWLPARETHRGLHARLRESAKLLPH, encoded by the coding sequence ATGAACCAGCCTCGGATCCTGACCGTACGGCCCGACCCGGGTGAATACGCCTGGACGTTCGGCGGCGCGCCACCCGTGGCACGGATCGCTCCGGGCACAGTGCTCGACCTGTTCACCGAAGACTGCTTCGCGGGAAGCGTGCGCTCCGAGAAGGATCTGGTGTCGGAGGTCTGCCAGTTCCCCTTCCTGAATCCACAGACCGGACCCTTTTACGTCGAGGGCGCGGAGCCGGGTGACACCGTCGCCGTGCATTTCGTGTCGATCGAACCGGCTCGCGACTGGGCGGCCTCCACCACGGTCCCCCTCTTCGGGGCACTCACCTCCACCCACACCACCGCATCGCTCCAGCCGCCACTGCCCGAGACCGTATGGATCTGGCAGCTCGATCGGGACCGGCGCACCGCCCACTTCAGCGCGCGGGACGGCGACTTCGAGATCGCGCTGCCGATGGATCCGATGCACGGCACGGTCGGCGTCGCGCCCGCCAATCTGGAGGTGCGCTCGGCGCTCGTCCCCGACGCGCACGGCGGGAACATGGACACTCCCGAGATGCGGGCCGGGGTCACCTGCTACCTCGGGGTGAATGTGGAGGGCGCGCTCCTGAGCCTGGGCGACGGGCACGCGCGGCAAGGCGAGGGGGAAACCTGCGGAGTCGCCGTCGAGTGCGCGATGAACACTGTCGTGATCGTCGAACTCCTGAAGGGGATCGCCACGCCCTGGCCGCGACTGGAATCCGACACCCACATCATTTCCACTGGCTCGGCACGCCCGCTCGAGGACGCCTTTCGAATATCCCAACTCGACCTTGTCCAGTGGCTGGTGCGCGATTTCGGCTTCAGCGAACTCGACGCCTACCAGTTCGCGACACAGACCGTCGAGTCCCCGCTCGCCAACGTCTGCGACACCAACTACACGTGTGTGGCCAAGATCCGCAAGGAGTGGCTGCCCGCGCGCGAAACTCACCGGGGACTGCACGCGCGGCTACGAGAGTCGGCCAAGCTGCTGCCCCACTGA
- a CDS encoding SWF or SNF family helicase, with the protein MNDIYEEPNGEPHGDGGHGEGGYEHERTFAALPPSHGRGFAQSWWGQAWLKALEDTALDLAQLKAGRRLARAGAVGAVSVRPGRITAVVQDRDGTPRRSDVLLQRLGEDEWDRFLGMAVERAGHIAALLDREMPPHLVEDAAAAGVELLPGIGDLEPECDCEAWDHCGHTAALCYQVARLLDQDPFVLFLMRGRAERELLDELQVRSVARTEAEEAPAQEQEGAQEGVDADKAYAEGAILPPLPELPPLPPEPGLPPSLDTEAEPAPGLDVAALEFLAAQAAVEAHRMLAEALSPGHERHPVEQELTLDEDAVRLAAAAPAPVVSRLATAADRGKDGLALAIQAWEYGGPAALSVLEEEWAPEADALARARAALDVAWDDGERPQLRAARNRWTVVGGDAQLRHGRDGRWWPYRKERGRWAPAGPAAHDPATALAVVTGGE; encoded by the coding sequence ATGAACGACATCTACGAAGAGCCGAACGGCGAGCCCCACGGGGACGGCGGTCACGGGGAGGGCGGGTACGAGCACGAGCGCACCTTTGCCGCGCTTCCGCCCTCGCACGGCAGGGGGTTCGCGCAGAGCTGGTGGGGCCAGGCCTGGCTGAAGGCCCTGGAGGACACGGCGCTGGACCTCGCGCAGTTGAAGGCCGGACGCAGGCTTGCGCGCGCGGGAGCCGTGGGTGCGGTCTCGGTGCGCCCCGGCCGGATCACCGCGGTCGTCCAGGACCGCGACGGCACCCCACGCCGCTCCGACGTGCTGCTGCAGCGGCTCGGCGAGGACGAGTGGGACCGTTTCCTGGGCATGGCCGTCGAGCGGGCCGGGCACATCGCGGCGCTGCTCGACCGGGAGATGCCGCCGCATCTGGTGGAGGACGCGGCGGCAGCGGGTGTCGAACTCCTGCCGGGCATCGGCGACCTGGAGCCGGAGTGCGACTGCGAGGCCTGGGACCACTGCGGGCACACCGCCGCGCTCTGCTACCAGGTGGCCCGGCTCCTCGACCAGGATCCGTTCGTGCTGTTCCTGATGCGTGGACGGGCGGAGCGCGAGCTGCTGGACGAGCTGCAAGTACGGAGCGTGGCGCGGACGGAGGCCGAAGAGGCACCGGCACAGGAGCAGGAGGGGGCCCAGGAGGGCGTGGATGCCGACAAGGCGTACGCGGAGGGTGCCATCCTGCCTCCGCTGCCCGAGCTGCCTCCGTTGCCGCCAGAGCCGGGCCTGCCGCCTTCCCTCGACACGGAGGCGGAACCCGCGCCCGGTCTCGATGTGGCGGCACTCGAGTTCTTGGCGGCGCAGGCGGCCGTGGAGGCGCACCGGATGCTGGCCGAGGCGCTGTCCCCCGGGCACGAACGGCACCCGGTCGAGCAGGAACTGACGCTCGACGAGGATGCCGTACGCCTCGCCGCCGCGGCCCCCGCGCCGGTGGTCTCGCGCCTCGCGACCGCCGCGGACCGCGGCAAGGACGGCCTCGCGCTGGCCATACAGGCCTGGGAGTACGGAGGTCCGGCCGCGCTGTCCGTCCTGGAGGAGGAGTGGGCCCCTGAGGCGGACGCACTGGCACGCGCGCGTGCGGCGCTGGACGTGGCCTGGGACGACGGGGAGCGGCCGCAGCTGCGGGCCGCCCGCAACCGCTGGACCGTGGTGGGCGGCGACGCCCAGCTGCGGCACGGCCGGGACGGCCGCTGGTGGCCCTACCGCAAGGAGCGTGGCCGCTGGGCTCCGGCGGGTCCAGCGGCCCACGACCCCGCGACGGCACTGGCCGTGGTGACCGGCGGCGAATAG